The DNA region CGAACACAAGCCAAAGAGAGGCAGTGCTTTAACCAAATTGCCGATTATTACCATGCCCAAATGGCAAAAATTGTGGATTATCGGTGGTTATCAGATATTGGCGGTTCTTCATTAACGGATGCGGAGATTGTAATCAATCACGAAAGTGGCATTCCAAACACGTATGTCCCCTTCAGAAATGCTACAATGCTCTGTGCGGCGGTAGCTTGGGCAGAAGTGATAAGCGCAAGTAAAATATATATTGGCGCAGTTGAAGAAGACAGCTCTGGATACCCAGATTGCCGCGAAGAATTCTTTAAAACCTTCAGAAATCTAATAGAACTTGGAACTGTAAAGGGCAATATTGGCATTTACACTCCAGTTTTACATTTTCGAAAAGCCCAAATAATTAAACTTGGACAAGAGCTAAATGCCCCATTTCAACTATCCTGGAGTTGCTATTTTTCCAACGACAAAGCCTGCGGAGAATGCCCCAGTTGCTTACTTCGGCTTAGGGCATTTAAAGAAGCTGGCTGTGAAGATCCAATACCCTATATGAGTTCAAAATGAAGAAGATACTCCTGATAATGACCGGTGGCACTATTTCGATGAAGAATGTTGTAAATATGGGGGTAGTGCCCACATCAGAGCTTGCGGATTTCCTCACAAAATTCCCCCAACTA from Candidatus Cloacimonadota bacterium includes:
- the queC gene encoding 7-cyano-7-deazaguanine synthase QueC — translated: MTRAIVLLSGGMDSLVTTAIAAKECDELFCLHFSYGQRTQAKERQCFNQIADYYHAQMAKIVDYRWLSDIGGSSLTDAEIVINHESGIPNTYVPFRNATMLCAAVAWAEVISASKIYIGAVEEDSSGYPDCREEFFKTFRNLIELGTVKGNIGIYTPVLHFRKAQIIKLGQELNAPFQLSWSCYFSNDKACGECPSCLLRLRAFKEAGCEDPIPYMSSK